GGAACAGTATCTGGCTGCAGTGGATGCCCTCGCGCAGTTTGCGCGCGCTACGGCAAGAGCATCTCGGCACTGGCCGTGCGCTGGATCCTCGACCAGGGTCCGACCATTGCCCTGTGGGGGGCACGCCGGGCGGACCAGCTCTCGACCGTGGGCGAAGCGATGGGCTGGTCGCTGGATGCCGAGGCGCTGGCTGAAATCGACCGCATCCTGGCTGTCTGCATCACCGATCCCGCCGGGCCCGAATTCATGGCGCCGCCGGCGCGGGTCGCGTGAGCCGGCCCCGCATCCACGCCAAACCGGGGACGAGTTCATGACATCGAACGATCGCCTGCCTCTTGCGCGGCTTTCGGCGCGCCACTTGATCGCCGCGCTGCTGCTCGCCGCGACGATGGCGCCGGAGGTTCAGGCGCAAGACACCACGCTGCCATTGGAGCGCCTGCGCCTGCCGCCGGGCTTCGTCGTCGAGACCTGGGCCGAGGGTGTCAGCAACGCGCGCTCGATCACGCTGGGCCGCCAAGGCACCGTGTTCGTCGGCACACGCCAGGACAGCCGCGTCTACGCGGTGGTGGACCACGGTGGCCGGCGCGAGGTCAAGACCATCGCAAGCGGCCTGCACCGTCCCAACGGCGTGGCCTTCAGGGACGGCGCGCTGTACGTCGCGGAAGTCGGGCGTGTGCTGCGCTATGACGATATCGAGCAGCGCCTCGACCGGCCGCCGGCACCGGTGGTGGTCTACGACGACTTGCCCAAGGACGAGTCGCACGGCTGGAAGTTCATTGCCTTCGGTCCCGACGGCTGGCTCTACGTACCGGTGGGGGCGCCTTGCAACATCTGCGACCCGGGCCCCGCGCATGCACAGATCCGCCGCATCAAGCCTGACGGTTCGGCGGCCGAGGTCTACGCGCGTGGTGTGCGCAACACCGTGGGCTTTGACTGGGATCCGGCCACGCGCCAGCTGTGGTTCACTGACAATGGCCGCGACTGGCTCGGCGACGACCTGCCCGACGATGAGCTCAACCATGCCACGGCCGTCGGCCAGCATTTCGGCTATCCCTTCTGCCACCAGGGCGACACGCCCGACCCCGAATTCGGCAAGCTTGGCCATTGCAGCGACGCCGTGCCGCCCGCGGCCAGGCTGGGCCCACATACCGCGTCGATCGGCATGCGTTTCTACATCGGCGAAATGTTCCCGCCGGAGTACCGCAAGCGCATCTTCATCGCCCAGCACGGTTCCTGGAACCGCTCGAAGAAATCCGGCTATCGGCTGATGACGGTGGACCCGGCCAAACCGCAGGCCGGCCCGCAAGTGTTCGCCGAAGGCTGGCTGCAGGGCGAGAGCGCCTGGGGCCGTCCGGTGGACGTGCAGCCGATGCCCGACGGTGCCTTGCTGGTGTCGGACGACGTCGCCGGCGTGCTCTACCGCATCAGCTACCGGGAATGAGCGTGCAGGCGAATGCGCGCACGCTGCGCTTGGTCGCTGTGGCCAGGTACCTGGCGATGGGGGTAGCCCTGCTGTCGGCGATGCCCGCGGCACAGGCCGCGGATGCGGCCGCCTGCGCCGGCTGCCACGGCGTCGATGGCCATTCCGCGATGGTCGAGACGCCTTCGCTCGCGGGCCAGCCGGCGGCCTACCTCGCGCGACAGCTGCATCTGTTCCGCGACGGCCAGCGGCCGTCGCCGATCATGACACCGCTGGCCGGCGGGCTGAGCGATGCGGACATCGACGATCTTGCTGCCGGGTATGCGGCGCTGGTGCCGCGGCCCTCGGGCGCACCCGATGAACCGGCCGTGGCCACCGGCCGGCGCGTGGCCGAGTCGCGTTTCTGCGCCTCCTGCCACCAGCCGGACTTCGCCGGCAACGGCGCGTACCCGCGGCTCGCCGGCCAGCGCGCCGACTATCTGACGAAGTCGCTTCGCGACTTCCGCGACGGCCGGCGCAGCGCCGACGATCCGATGATGAACGAGGTGGTACAGGGCATGTCCGACGCGGATTTGGTCGCGCTCGCGAGCTTCCTGTCGCAGTTGCCCTGACCGCCGACGCAGCACCCGTGGCTTTTCAAAAGGAC
This DNA window, taken from Gammaproteobacteria bacterium, encodes the following:
- a CDS encoding PQQ-dependent sugar dehydrogenase gives rise to the protein MTSNDRLPLARLSARHLIAALLLAATMAPEVQAQDTTLPLERLRLPPGFVVETWAEGVSNARSITLGRQGTVFVGTRQDSRVYAVVDHGGRREVKTIASGLHRPNGVAFRDGALYVAEVGRVLRYDDIEQRLDRPPAPVVVYDDLPKDESHGWKFIAFGPDGWLYVPVGAPCNICDPGPAHAQIRRIKPDGSAAEVYARGVRNTVGFDWDPATRQLWFTDNGRDWLGDDLPDDELNHATAVGQHFGYPFCHQGDTPDPEFGKLGHCSDAVPPAARLGPHTASIGMRFYIGEMFPPEYRKRIFIAQHGSWNRSKKSGYRLMTVDPAKPQAGPQVFAEGWLQGESAWGRPVDVQPMPDGALLVSDDVAGVLYRISYRE
- a CDS encoding cytochrome c4 — encoded protein: MSVQANARTLRLVAVARYLAMGVALLSAMPAAQAADAAACAGCHGVDGHSAMVETPSLAGQPAAYLARQLHLFRDGQRPSPIMTPLAGGLSDADIDDLAAGYAALVPRPSGAPDEPAVATGRRVAESRFCASCHQPDFAGNGAYPRLAGQRADYLTKSLRDFRDGRRSADDPMMNEVVQGMSDADLVALASFLSQLP